In one window of Camelina sativa cultivar DH55 chromosome 15, Cs, whole genome shotgun sequence DNA:
- the LOC104747165 gene encoding glucan endo-1,3-beta-glucosidase 12-like, translating into MKSFWSRIAIALLFITVTFSAKAEFGQWCVADSQIPDYVTQAALDWACQHGGADCSKIQPNQPCFLPNTLKDHASVVFNSYYQSYKHMGADCYFSSAAILTQRDPSHGSCHFEYIK; encoded by the exons ATGAAAAGTTTCTGGTCAAGGATAGCAATTGCTTTACTTTTCATAACAGTAACGTTTTCAG caaaagCGGAGTTCGGACAATGGTGTGTAGCCGATTCACAGATACCAGATTATGTGACACAAGCAGCCTTAGACTGGGCTTGTCAACACGGCGGAGCAGATTGCAGTAAGATTCAGCCTAACCAGCCTTGCTTCTTGCCCAACACTCTCAAGGACCATGCCTCTGTTGTCTTCAATAGTTATTACCAGAGTTATAAGCACATGGGTGCTGATTGTTACTTCAGCAGCGCCGCAATACTCACGCAACGCGATCCTA GTCACGGTTCGTGCCATTTTGAATATATCAAATGA
- the LOC104747160 gene encoding serine/threonine-protein phosphatase 7 long form homolog isoform X1, whose amino-acid sequence MDILANPGPLKDIVLYDQEKHVSSAVWDGQERGALRCHEHTSKLGEWKLKPKQIELVERAGFGYLRRIPAISLDNPLISALVERWRRETNTFHFTTGEMTVTLEDIALLLGLGIDGKPVIGVTYTTCSAVCERYLGKVPESNYASGGMVKLSWLKDKFSDCKDDASFERVEYCTRAYLLYLVGSTIFSTTTGNKVPVMYLPLFEDFDDAGTFAWGAAALAFLYRALGNASVKSQSTICGCLTLLQCWSYYHLNVGRPKLNREPIHDHFPFVLRWKGKQTGPTANRDVVFYRKALDALKPCEVEWLPYENMDGRYIPDHIRNSLQLGRSKTMLISFDKAERHLPDRCLKQFALFQGIPEDVQKWVRKSRGVDGGVDLSVKMESELSEWEMRWENIVPDDVLGVDEADYMRWYLGITRKIVGRPISLSSEFQRTITNVRDILELAENFQTHDLDLERGNMISRIMNLAQDCLRDQAGVTVTAESQQQIELGKRMRGKERVRRKGMGKRRKGIDPMEDYGGSEDESQFGPVVEVGEMHLPLTHTNSVYDGTHLYDPVTKVDDMELCDTIRQLPETQDINKIDGSLLDDADKSFEDSKLHEEIDTTNVMSGEEPTESMAELPEGYDVKKEDKESKVEDYDAAKEIISDVSGEENANREEEDGTEMGESVADSSSLERRGANTMVA is encoded by the exons ATGGATATCTTAGCGAATCCAGGGCCACTTAAGGATATTGTGCTTTATGATCAAGAGAAACATGTTTCCTCCGCTGTTTGGGATGGCCAG GAGCGTGGTGCGTTGAGGTGTCATGAGCACACATCGAAGTTGGGTGAGTGGAAGCTTAAACCAAAGCAGATAGAATTAGTGGAGAGAGCCGGTTTTGGGTATTTGAGACGGATCCCTGCTATTAGTCTTGACAACCCTCTTATCTCTGCGTTGGTTGAGCGTTGGAGGAGAGAGACCAACACTTTTCACTTCACAACTGGGGAAATGACTGTGACTCTTGAGGACATTGCTCTGTTACTCGGATTGGGGATTGATGGTAAACCTGTCATTGGAGTGACATATACAACTTGTTCTGCGGTATGTGAGAGGTACTTAGGGAAGGTACCAGAGTCTAATTACGCTAGTGGTGGGATGGTTAAGCTTAGCTGGTTGAAGGACAAGTTCTCTGACTGTAAAGATGATGCATCTTTTGAAAGAGTTGAGTACTGTACACGGGCTTATCTTTTGTACTTAGTAGGTAGTACCATCTTCTCTACAACCACTGGAAACAAGGTGCCTGTTATGTATCTTCCGCTGTTTGAGGATTTTGATGATGCTGGAACATTTGCTTGGGGTGCAGCTGCTTTGGCTTTCTTGTATAGAGCACTTGGGAATGCTTCTGTTAAATCCCAAAGCACGATTTGTGGTTGCTTGACGTTATTACAG TGTTGGAGTTACTATCACTTAAACGTTGGCCGGCCAAAGCTGAATCGTGAGCCCATCCATGATCATTTCCCATTTGTGCTTAGGTGGAAGGGGAAGCAAACTGGTCCAACAGCAAACCGTGATGTTGTCTTTTACCGGAAAGCATTGGACGCCTTGAAGCCATGTGAG GTGGAGTGGCTTCCTTATGAAAATATGGATGGTAGATACATACCAGATCACATTAGAAACTCTCTGCAGTTGGGTAGATCGAAAACAATGCTGATATCTTTTGACAAGGCGGAGAGACACTTGCCTGATCGCTGTCTCAAACAATTTGCCTTGTTTCAAGGCATCCCAGAAGATGTGCAAAAGTGGGTAAGAAAGTCTCGGGGAGTTGATGGAGGGGTTGACCTGTCGGTTAAAATGGAATCAGAGTTAAGCGAGTGGGAAATGCGGTGGGAAAACATTGTGCCTGATGATGTTCTAGGCGTTGATGAAGCAGACTACATGAGGTGGTATCTTGGAATAACCCGAAAAATTGTGGGAAGGcccatctctctctcaagcGAGTTTCAAAGAACG ATTACAAATGTGAGGGATATATTGGAGTTGGCTGAGAATTTCCAAACACATGATTTGGATCTTGAAAGAGGCAACATGATTTCACGGATTATGAACCTTGCGCAAGATTGCCTAAGAGATCAAGCTGGAGTAACGGTTACAGCAGAAAGCCAGCAGCAGATCGAACTTGGGAAAAGAATGCGCGGTAAAGAAAGGGTGAGGAGGAAGGGGATGGGAAAGAGAAGGAAAGGCATTGATCCAATGGAAGACTATGGGGGTAGTGAAGATGAATCACAGTTTGGGCCTGTGGTTGAGGTTGGTGAAATGCATTTACCACTTACGCATACAAATTCAGTGTATGATGGAACACATCTGTATGATCCTGTCACCAAAGTTGATGACATGGAGCTTTGCGACACCATCCGTCAATTGCCCGAGACTCAAGACATCAACAAGATTGACGGGTCATTGCTAGACGATGCAGACAAGTCTTTTGAGGACAGTAAGTTACATGAAGAAATTGATACAACTAATGTTATGAGTGGCGAGGAGCCAACCGAGAGCATGGCGGAACTGCCCGAGGGCTATGAtgtgaagaaagaagataaagaatCAAAGGTTGAAGATTATGACGCAGCTAAGGAAATAATTAGTGATGTTAGCGGTGAAGAAAACGCAaacagagaggaagaagatggaacaGAGATGGGAGAAAGTGTTGCAGATTCGTCTTCTCTCGAAAGAAGAGGAGCGAACACTATGGTGGCTTGA
- the LOC104747164 gene encoding WRKY transcription factor 1-like, producing MAEEVVKVPVSDMELDDSSETKVADDVVATDEMEAKPVTVTRTETVVEGCQTESSKATECKELLQPVPHTTASQSEVDVAASPTSEKAPKVSESSTVLSLQSGSEGNSPFIREKVMEDGYNWRKYGQKLVKGNEFVRSYYRCTHPNCKAKKQLERSPGGQVVDTVYFGEHDHPKPLTGPVPINQDKRSDVFTAVSKEKSSGSIVQTPRQTEPPKIHRGLHVSVVPPADDVKTDSSQSSRIKGDNSHKDYNSPSSKRRKKGGNIEPSPVERSTNDSRIVVHTQTLFDIVNDGYRWRKYGQKSVKGSPYPRSYYRCSSSGCPVKKHVERSSHDTKLLITTYEGKHDHDMPPGRVVTHNNMLDSEVDDKELNVKEGDANKTPQSSDQHDEDHPIKKTKTNGFEKSLDQGPVLDEKLKEEIKDISDVNKDHAANHTKLETKSDDKTTACHEKAVRTLVTEEQKTKTEPAQS from the exons ATGGCTGAGGAGGTTGTGAAAGTTCCGGTTAGTGATATGGAATTAGACGATTCAAGCGAGACTAAAGTAGCTGATGATGTTGTTGCCACTGATGAAATGGAGGCTAAACCAGTGACTGTTACTAGAACTGAAACTGTTGTTGAAGGTTGTCAGACCGAAAGTTCGAAAGCTACAGAGTGCAAGGAGCTACTACAACCTGTTCCTCATACCACAGCTTCACAGTCGGAAGTAGATGTCGCCGCTTCCCCGACATCCGAGAAAGCACCAAAGGTTTCTGAAAGTAGCACTGTGTTGTCTTTGCAGTCTGGTTCAGAAGGGAATAGCCCTTTTATTCGTGAGAAGGTTATGGAAGACGGATACAACTGGCGGAAGTACGGACAGAAGCTTGTTAAAGGGAATGAGTTTGTCAGGAGCTATTACAGGTGCACGCACCCAAACTGCAAAGCCAAAAAGCAATTGGAACGGTCGCCTGGTGGACAAGTCGTGGACACTGTTTACTTTGGTGAACATGATCATCCAAAGCCTCTTACTGGTCCTGTACCTATCAATCAGGATAAACGAAGTGATGTCTTCACAGCTGTGAGTAAAG AGAAATCATCTGGATCCATTGTTCAGACACCTCGCCAAACCGAACCACCAAAGATCCACAGAGGATTACATGTTTCAGTTGTTCCACCAGCCGATGATGTGAAAACTGATAGTTCACAATCAAGTAGGATAAAGGGTGACAACAGTCACAAGGATTATAATAGTCCTTCCTCAAAGCGAAG GAAGAAAGGAGGAAACATTGAGCCAAGTCCAGTGGAAAGGTCAACCAATGATTCACGCATTGTGGTTCACACTCAGACTCTGTTTGATATTGTGAATGATGGGTACCGATGGCGTAAATATGGTCAGAAATCAGTGAAAGGCAGCCCATATCCGAG GAGCTACTATAGATGTTCAAGCTCTGGATGCCCTGTCAAGAAACACGTAGAGAGGTCATCTCATGACACAAAATTGCTTATAACGACTTACGAGGGAAAGCACGACCACGATATGCCTCCAGGAAGGGTTGTTACTCATAATAACATGCTGGACTCGGAAGTTGATGATAAAGAACTGAATGTTAAAGAAGGAGATGCCAACAAGACTCCACAGAGCTCAGACCAGCATGACGAAGATCACCCAATAAAGAAAACTAAGACTAATGGCTTTGAGAAAAGTCTTGATCAAGGTCCTGTCTTGGATGAGAAACTGAAGGAAGAAATAAAAGACATATCTGATGTAAACAAAGATCATGCAGCGAATCACACGAAGCTGGAAACAAAGTCAGATGATAAAACCACAGCTTGTCATGAGAAGGCAGTGAGAACCCTGGTGACTGAGGAACAGAAAACCAAGACAGAGCCTGCCCAAAGCTAA
- the LOC104747162 gene encoding transmembrane protein 256 homolog — translation MGNSVRSNLIRDLRGRRSMDPRIWHKVAAVSGMAALGLGTYGAHFFKPENPSYKQVWQTASLYHLVHTAALVSAPSTKYPNIFGGLLTAGIVAFSGTCYMVALREDRKFSTLAPFGGFAFIAAWGTLLF, via the exons ATGGGAAATAGTGTAAGAAGCAACCTAATAAGAGACCTCAGAGGAAGACGATCGATGGATCCTCGGATATGGCACAAAGTAGCTGCAGTTTCCG GTATGGCTGCTCTTGGGTTAGGAACTTACGGTGCTCATTTCTTTAAACCAGAGAACCCTTCTTACAAACAG gtgTGGCAAACGGCTTCTCTTTACCATTTGGTTCACACTGCTGCTCTTGTTTCTGCTCCTAGCACCAAATATCCCAACATT TTTGGTGGCTTGTTGACTGCTGGGATTGTAGCCTTTTCCGGGAC GTGTTATATGGTAGCGCTGCGTGAGGACAGAAAGTTTTCAACCTTGGCACCATTCGGAGGCTTTGCCTTCATCGCTGCTTGGGGAACCCTACTTTTCTAA
- the LOC104747163 gene encoding scarecrow-like protein 21: MDNVRGSRHNVREVETIMLQPLPEIAESINDAICHELSMWPEDANDLLLIVEAISRGDLKWVLVACAKAVSENNLLLARWCMGELRGMVSISGAPIQRLGAYMLEGLVARLAASGSSIYKSLQSREPERYEFLSYVYVLHEVCPYFKFGYMSANGAIAEAMKDEERIHIIDFQIGQGSQWISLIQAFAARPGGAPNIRITGIGDLSVLVTVKRRLEKLAKKFDVPFKFNAISRPSYEVEVPNLDVREGEALGVNFAYMLHHLPDESVSMENHRDRLLRMVKSLSPKVVTLVEQECNTNTSPFLPRFFETLSYYTAMFESIDVMLPRNHKERISIEQHCLARDVVNIIACEGAERIERHELLGKWKSRFSMAGFEPYPLSSIISATIRALLRDYSNGYGIEERDGALYLGWMDRVLVSSCAWK; this comes from the coding sequence ATGGACAATGTAAGAGGTTCGAGACACAATGTGCGAGAAGTGGAAACAATAATGTTGCAGCCATTGCCAGAGATAGCTGAGAGTATCAATGATGCTATCTGCCATGAACTCTCCATGTGGCCTGAAGATGCTAATGACTTGTTGTTGATAGTGGAGGCAATATCAAGGGGAGACTTGAAATGGGTACTGGTTGCTTGTGCGAAAGCTGTTTCTGAGAATAACCTTCTATTGGCACGATGGTGTATGGGAGAGTTGCGTGGTATGGTTTCCATTTCTGGTGCGCCAATCCAGAGATTGGGAGCGTACATGTTAGAAGGGCTTGTGGCAAGGCTAGCTGCCTCTGGTAGTTCGATATACAAATCTCTCCAATCCAGAGAACCAGAGAGGTACGAGTTCTTATCTTATGTGTATGTTCTGCATGAGGTTTGCCCATATTTCAAGTTTGGTTACATGTCAGCGAATGGGGCTATCGCAGAAGCAATGAAGGATGAGGAGAGAATTCACATTATTGACTTCCAAATTGGGCAAGGGAGCCAGTGGATTTCACTGATTCAGGCTTTTGCAGCTAGGCCTGGTGGGGCTCCAAATATTCGAATTACCGGAATTGGTGATTTGTCTGTCTTGGTAACAGTCAAGAGAAGACTAGAGAAACTTGCAAAGAAGTTTGATGTCCCATTCAAGTTCAATGCGATTTCAAGGCCGAGTTATGAAGTTGAAGTGCCAAATCTTGATGTCCGGGAAGGCGAAGCCCTTGGAGTTAACTTTGCTTACATGCTGCACCACTTGCCTGACGAGAGCGTAAGCATGGAAAACCATAGGGACCGGTTGCTGAGGATGGTGAAGAGTCTATCACCTAAAGTGGTCACTCTTGTGGAACAAGAATGCAACACGAACACTTCCCCTTTCCTTCCTAGGTTCTTTGAGACATTAAGTTATTATACGGCAATGTTTGAGTCTATTGATGTGATGCTTCCGAGAAATCACAAAGAAAGGATCAGTATCGAGCAGCACTGCTTGGCAAGGGATGTTGTCAACATCATAGCTTGTGAAGGAGCTGAGAGGATCGAAAGGCACGAGCTTCTCGGGAAATGGAAGTCAAGGTTTTCCATGGCGGGTTTTGAGCCATACCCCTTGAGCTCAATAATTTCAGCCACCATTAGAGCCCTCTTGAGAGATTACAGCAACGGGTAtgggattgaagaaagagatggTGCTTTATATCTTGGTTGGATGGACAGGGTCTTGGTTTCATCTTGTGCCTGGAAGTGA
- the LOC104747160 gene encoding serine/threonine-protein phosphatase 7 long form homolog isoform X2 has translation MTVTLEDIALLLGLGIDGKPVIGVTYTTCSAVCERYLGKVPESNYASGGMVKLSWLKDKFSDCKDDASFDRVEYCTRAYLLYLVGSTIFSTTTGNKVPVMYLPLFEDFDDAGTFAWGAAALAFLYRALGNASVKSQSTICGCLTLLQCWSYYHLNVGRPKLNREPIHDHFPFVLRWKGKQTGPTANRDVVFYRKALDALKPCEVEWLPYENMDGRYIPDHIRNSLQLGRSKTMLISFDKAERHLPDRCLKQFALFQGIPEDVQKWVRKSRGVDGGVDLSVKMESELSEWEMRWENIVPDDVLGVDEADYMRWYLGITRKIVGRPISLSSEFQRTITNVRDILELAENFQTHDLDLERGNMISRIMNLAQDCLRDQAGVTVTAESQQQIELGKRMRGKERVRRKGMGKRRKGIDPMEDYGGSEDESQFGPVVEVGEMHLPLTHTNSVYDGTHLYDPVTKVDDMELCDTIRQLPETQDINKIDGSLLDDADKSFEDSKLHEEIDTTNVMSGEEPTESMAELPEGYDVKKEDKESKVEDYDAAKEIISDVSGEENANREEEDGTEMGESVADSSSLERRGANTMVA, from the exons TGAAAGACAAGTTCTCTGACTGTAAAGATGATGCATCTTTTGATAGAGTTGAGTACTGTACACGGGCTTACCTTTTGTACTTAGTAG GTAGTACCATCTTCTCTACAACCACTGGAAACAAGGTGCCTGTTATGTATCTTCCGCTGTTTGAGGATTTTGATGATGCTGGAACATTTGCTTGGGGTGCAGCTGCTTTGGCTTTCTTGTATAGAGCACTTGGGAATGCTTCTGTTAAATCCCAAAGCACGATTTGTGGTTGCTTGACGTTATTACAG TGTTGGAGTTACTATCACTTAAACGTTGGCCGGCCAAAGCTGAATCGTGAGCCCATCCATGATCATTTCCCATTTGTGCTTAGGTGGAAGGGGAAGCAAACTGGTCCAACAGCAAACCGTGATGTTGTCTTTTACCGGAAAGCATTGGACGCCTTGAAGCCATGTGAG GTGGAGTGGCTTCCTTATGAAAATATGGATGGTAGATACATACCAGATCACATTAGAAACTCTCTGCAGTTGGGTAGATCGAAAACAATGCTGATATCTTTTGACAAGGCGGAGAGACACTTGCCTGATCGCTGTCTCAAACAATTTGCCTTGTTTCAAGGCATCCCAGAAGATGTGCAAAAGTGGGTAAGAAAGTCTCGGGGAGTTGATGGAGGGGTTGACCTGTCGGTTAAAATGGAATCAGAGTTAAGCGAGTGGGAAATGCGGTGGGAAAACATTGTGCCTGATGATGTTCTAGGCGTTGATGAAGCAGACTACATGAGGTGGTATCTTGGAATAACCCGAAAAATTGTGGGAAGGcccatctctctctcaagcGAGTTTCAAAGAACG ATTACAAATGTGAGGGATATATTGGAGTTGGCTGAGAATTTCCAAACACATGATTTGGATCTTGAAAGAGGCAACATGATTTCACGGATTATGAACCTTGCGCAAGATTGCCTAAGAGATCAAGCTGGAGTAACGGTTACAGCAGAAAGCCAGCAGCAGATCGAACTTGGGAAAAGAATGCGCGGTAAAGAAAGGGTGAGGAGGAAGGGGATGGGAAAGAGAAGGAAAGGCATTGATCCAATGGAAGACTATGGGGGTAGTGAAGATGAATCACAGTTTGGGCCTGTGGTTGAGGTTGGTGAAATGCATTTACCACTTACGCATACAAATTCAGTGTATGATGGAACACATCTGTATGATCCTGTCACCAAAGTTGATGACATGGAGCTTTGCGACACCATCCGTCAATTGCCCGAGACTCAAGACATCAACAAGATTGACGGGTCATTGCTAGACGATGCAGACAAGTCTTTTGAGGACAGTAAGTTACATGAAGAAATTGATACAACTAATGTTATGAGTGGCGAGGAGCCAACCGAGAGCATGGCGGAACTGCCCGAGGGCTATGAtgtgaagaaagaagataaagaatCAAAGGTTGAAGATTATGACGCAGCTAAGGAAATAATTAGTGATGTTAGCGGTGAAGAAAACGCAaacagagaggaagaagatggaacaGAGATGGGAGAAAGTGTTGCAGATTCGTCTTCTCTCGAAAGAAGAGGAGCGAACACTATGGTGGCTTGA